The window TGAAGTCCATGTTGGATCTCAGTTTGAGCTTTATTCTCACTCAGTTTTCATTTCTAACCTGTTTTATTGTGTCCTCCCATCATCATCGTTTGGTGTAGCTGCTCTCAGATCTGAACAGTCCGAGTTTCCTTTGGTTCTGATGTGTCTCCAGCTTGCTTCTGTTTCTCACATGCTGACGCCTCATGGTCTGTTTCATTCCATCTGTCTGAGGAGGTCCTCCTTCACCTGTCCTGTTGTTTGGGTCTGTGACTCCTCTGCACGTCTGCCTGCTTTCTCCGTGTCCACATTCTGTCAGGCTTTGTCTGTTATCCTCTTTCAGGACGTTAGGTTAGGAGCAAATGCAGCTTTTTGAATCCAGGAAACCTCCTTGGTATGCTTGACTTTTGGAAGTCCAGCTTTAAGTTTCACCACGTTGAAAAGACCAAAGGAGAAAATGATGCTAGAAACAACTGAAAAGACTTCAATGTAAATGATAATCAGCTGGACTTTGTTCAGACTCTGGCTGGTGTCGATTAGCAGAGTTGAAAGAACTTAAAAGCATCAGAAGCTTCTCCTCTTTGAGAGTCGTAACCCCAgttctctgtgtttctgtcagaCAACTATCATGTCAACAACAGCAGCGGAGAATCCACTAGAATCCAACAGTTGATTGAATGTCAGCGTGAGTACAATCTACTGTTTTTGAACTTATCTGTCTTCGACTCTGTCTGATGGTTGGAAGATAACTGTGAAGGTCAAAGGGTCAAGTTTGTTCTTAAAGCATCTGCCTTCTACGCCTGGATTTGTATTTCGTTTTTCTATTGTCATTTCAAAAGCCTTAGTCATATGCACCTGAACAGGGGTTGAGCGGTATAGAcgttgcaggtttttgggttgtctggtcTGTGGAGGGTCATATAGAGGAGCATCTCAAAGGACTGCAGTGTCTTTCAGTTCCCTCCAGGTTCACCTTAAGGGACGACGTGAAAATGTAACGTACCATTGTTGCGTGGAAGTGTATCGTTAAGTATTCGTATCAATAAATGGAAGTTACATTTCTGATGTAAGGGTGGCGTCTTTACACCACACTGTGGTCATTAGTAGATCTGAGggctggctccttactgaccgcgCAGAATCGCTGCGTGTGATATAGTACCGTAGGATCTCCACGCTAGCTAAACTCTGTCGGATTTCCTCTTTTCTGacagtcaggctgcagcaaGGAGCGTGCACGTATCACATTAACCACTAACAGGTTCTTTCTGCAGGATTTAGGGGGttgagaaaaggaaaaatctgtatgGCATGCCTGCGTCTCATCTACTTCCCTCCTACTTGCATGTTAATAATGCCAGGTTCTCACTGGACGCTGTAGCGCCATAAAGCGGCATGGAATGGAGGGCGCTTCCATTTGGCACCCTTGTTAACATATGGTTTAGTTCACACCAAACGGGAAGTGCCGTGGTCCTCCAGGGCCGGCTCGTGCTGTGCAGCCATCATTTTAGTGTCTGGTCTATTCTTAGCGCGAGCCTTGAGCAATCTGAGTCAATCATGGCTGGAAGTTGCAGCAAGACGCACGAGAAAATCcagttaattttcaaaatataaccaaatttttacaataaaattctactattgacaaatgtgatcatgtttttgtatctaaacagactgttgagatgaaaataaacacactaaTATAACACAAAAATCCCAGGTACACACAGACACTGAAACACACAGAGGGATACACAGATCAATCTAGTGGGGGTGTTTAAAACCAACATCAACAAGAGGCATGATGGCAAAAAGTAGCTGTAAATAACCACATCTGAGCAGAAGACCTAACGACCGTCGCTGAAAAatacgtgtctggtgtgaactggaggtgaagtggATGCCGCCCCACACCGCTTCACAGCGCTTCTGTTTCTGGTGTGAACAAGGTGCAAGTGTTCACTCTGACCTGTGGCTCGGAGCATCCCCatagaaaaacatgaacatatttCTGTTCGGGTTCACTGAGTGGTTTATGCCCTTGATATTTCCTGCAGGTCACCTGTGTGACCCGTACAGGGTTGAGCGTTTTTAACTGACAGTTGGGACTCGGGCTGTACTTGTAGCTGTGACCTTAGAGTGCCTTGAGTTCTTCATGGAGCTGAGGCTTTGTTAAACCACCTCTTTGTTCTTTCAGTTCCATAAACTCTCCATTCTCGTCTTAATTTTCTTGGTTTGAACTCTAGATCAGATGTAACTGAACATGTTCTCTAGAGACTCCAGCGTTGATCTGTAAAGTCTGAGGACTCCTGTCTTTCTTTATGTCCTGTCCTAATGAGGTCATGATTCCTATCAGCTGACACCGACGACTTTTTTCCTCCTGTTTctcttttgagcttttattcaaatgattgtGAGGTTTCTGAAATACACAACAAGCTCTCTGGCTCCACTACAACTAAAGTATTAGTTTCAGcttcttttctctgcatttcaAAAATGCAGTGGGTTTTTCAATAACTGGGAGAGAACTCCTTTAAACAAGATTGTAGTTTTGATAACTGATTTTATACAGATTATTCTCAGGAATAGTTTTGCTACAGCAGCTCAAACTGGTAGATGCTTGTCAAAGAAAACAAGCTTTACATGTAAAGGACATCTGCTGAGGattttttgatggtttctttAAAAGTCCACATGAAATACACTGATGTGGATGCAGCtgcatgtatatattttttaaagtcacaattgcTACTAACCTTTAAATCCTCCTTTGTCAGACTCGCAGGGGTGCatgtttttgtcagattttgatCCATCAAAGTAaatactgatgttttttcttttacaagatTTTTAATCTACATTTTGTTGTTCCTCTGCAGCTGTCAGGCAGCTGAAGGACACCGTCAGTTCTTCAATTCACAAACTGGCCAACTTTGATGGTAAGAAGCTAATCTAAAGATGTGACTGTTGATGTCTCTGAAAAGAACTAAAACTCCTTGGTGTTAGTAGAAGTCATGGACGCCCACCTTCAGAACAACCAGACTGCAGGAGGAGACATACTGAGCAGTCCTGACCGACTCAAAGGTGAAGGACACGCCCCGCGATCACCACCTCCTCAGAGGAGGATGTCTCGCATGTTTACAGGTCATGACCACGCCTCCTTCTGCACAGGGAACCAGATGGATGCCAAAGAGTCAGACATGTCAGATACGCTGAGTCCCAGCAAAGACCGCAGCAGTGATGACACGTCAGGTCAGGAATGCTGTCCTCGTTTTAGCTTAGGTTCTAAAGGGAATTCAAATCCAAGCTATCTGATCATGATTCTGATCCTGTGCTTCAGATGGAAACATGGATGACCAGGAACTAAACGAGCAGCAGAACAGAGTAGCCCTGCTCAAAggtaaccatggcaaccactcatGGCAGTTGTGTTTGAAAAAGCCAACAAACACGACGTTTGTTTCCTTTGCACTTCTTTATTTCTCTCCCGCTCATCACATGCCATCACAGGGCAGAGCGCGCCCAAAAAAACGAAAGTGCCGAGATCTCGCGATAGAACAGAGTCTCGCGAAAAGTTACAACAGGAAGTTAACAAtctccctcttcttcttcttttcctttcggcttttcccttcaggggtcgccacagcgaatcagtttcctccatctaagcctgtcttcagcatcctccactctaacacagGAAGTTAACAATCTCCAtcttacatatatatatattgtcctCATTTGAACATTAAACAATAAACAGTTGCATACATAAAGTACATGGTGCAAATAACCCTTAACGTACCCATCGGCCCTCATCTAGTGCTTTCAGAAGAGACAGTGGTGAAgcacctttttttgttaaacagtcTGCAAGTTGAGATTTAGCATCTGACCAACATATTTCCTTAAATTTCTTTGTTTGCACGAGTTCTTTAATGCTGCTCATTTCCAACCTCAGCCTTTTTTCTGTCACttgttttgtagattttaagGCATCAAACAGGGAGTGGTTGTCAGTGACACAGATGAGAGGTAGCATGTTTACATCAGGTTTTCCAGTCGTCAGCTCTGAATAAAGTGTAGACAAAAACATTGCATTGTCAATCCCATCTGACATAGCAAGGGTTTCCCCTGCCAGTGTACTTCTCACTACACGTCTGCCAGAACAGAGGGGAGAACTTTCCGGTTTTCCCCATTCATGTGATGAAAGTTCCTCCCCGTGTACCTCCATCTGGGAGATTACCCAGTGAGGCATCACTAAAAACCACTAAACTCAGATCTTCACTGCTGCCCAAATGTGGAAACTTAAGTGTAACTTTCTCTGACTTGAGCTTTCGAATCACTTTGTTAACTTCATGTATGGACTGAACTGTAGCCTTTTCTATTTTGGATGCCAGACTACAAACATCGAACATAACATCTGGTCTTGTTTGCTTTGCAACCCACAAAATCTGTCCAATCTTGGacctgaatttttctttttccatctcgTTTAGTGTGGAATCTCTCTGTACAACTCGGGCTGGCTGTAAATGAACTGGTTGGAGATTTTCAATGTAACTGTGTTGATGTACATGTACCATACCATTCACAGTAGCGATTTCCATCCCCACATAAGAGAAACTCTCATGCTCTTCACGGCCCACGTGAAAAGCAGATTTGAGTACAGGGATAACAGTAACTTCAAAATGCTCTGATCCTGCCCAAAGAAAGTCATCAACATGACATGCCATTACTCCAGTGATCTTACACTCCTCATCCTGCCAGTAAAACACAGCAGGGTCAACTTGTGATACTTTACCACCTGTGGTAAACAAGAGTTCTTTAACTTTGTTGTACCAGTAGAGAGATGCATCTGCAAGtccataaacacatttttttagtttccacAAAACATTGTCTAACCCTGCTTCAGATGGGGGACGAATGTAAATATCTCTGGAGAGCTGCATTCCCTGCAAAAATGCAGACTTAATGTCCATGGAATGGACTTTCCATTTGTTCTGACAGATGACAGCCAAAAGTAATCTCAGTGATTCTGATGCGCATGTAGGAGAATCCTTTTGTAACTCATGAATGTTTGATTCTTCAAAACCTCTGGCCACAAGGCGAGCTTTGGGAACAATACCATTTGTAGTTTCTTTCAGTGTACACACCCATCTAGTGGAGATGCATTTTTGACCATCATCTGGAACCTCTTCATAAACACCATTGTTTCGCCAGTTTTCAAACTCTTGCTTTTTAGCAGCATCAAAAGAAACATCTTTGGTGATCAGTACATCAGAATCTGTGTTTTCATGTTCAGTGTGAAGATTGTCAAACTGAGACATATCTAACGCCTGTGTGTGTCCCTCACTGCCATCAGGTTCAAGATGTTGCACATTGTACCAGTTTTTGTACTGTCCCTTGGCTTTCCCTGCTCTGCCTAAAACCCTGGCTGTGTGCTGAACGCCATCACCTCTGTTTGTGAATGTGATGATCTGACCTGTCTTCAGTTTCACTTCAGTTGGAGATGCAGCAGTTGTTGCATCCTTCTCTGAGCctgtattatcattattttccaTGAAGTTTTCTGTCTCGTCTGTTTCTATGTTTTCATGTACATCTGATTCATCTTCTGAGTTTTCTGTCACATCTTTTTCTgtgctttcattttctttcccaTTAACGGGAACACTGAGCTGTTCCGGTTGATTTTCATCCTGTGCATTAACTTTTCTCAGCCTGGACTGATGAGCTCTGACAAGAATTCCACCATGTCTTATAAACACGACAGCCCCATCCTGACCAATGACTACAGCAGGACCTTTCCATTCAATACTGTCTGTTCGTTTATAATACACTCTGTCTCCTGTCTCGTACTTCTCATCAGTGGGTCTGATCTGTTTGCGTAGTGCCCTTCTTATTCTTTCTGAGCATTCTACCTCAGTGAAAGCTTTCCTGGAAGCATGTAATACTGCTAAGTGTTGCCCTACTCTTGTATTCGTGGAAACATCCTGGAGAGCAGGTGGTTTATCAACCAAAACAGAAGGGAGATTGGGATTTTGACCAAACACAAGTTGATGTGGGCTATAACCATGCACATTGATCATACTATTTTTTGCCATAAGAGCCCAGTCAAGAGCAGTTTGCCAACTAcatccattttcttttcttacttTCAGAAGAATCTCAGTTAATGTCATGTTGTGTCTCTCCAGTAACCCGTTGCTCCAGGGACTGTATCCCGCTGTAGTCTTTGTTTCAATGTTGAAGCTTTCTGCCATGTTTCTGACTTCCTCATTGTTGAACTCTCCACCATTGTCTGTGTAAATCCGCTTCGGGGCACCATGAACACTTATCCATGAGTGAATGAAGGAATTGATGATCTCTGAAGGTTTCTTGGATCTCACGATGTTTCCTGCACTGAAGCGTGTGAAGTGATCAATGATGTGGAGATACCAAACGCCTGGCTCCAGCTCATGCAGATCCATTGCTACGGTCTCGTTGTATTCTGATGCCATGGGTAAACCAACAGCAGGTTTGGGTTTACTCCTTTGATGTTTCTGACAAATCTCACACTCGTGAATGATCTGCTGCAAAATGGACAGGCAATCTTTGTCATTATTTCCAGAGCTTTGAATGAGTCTCTGCAGCCTGTCTGCAGAAGCATGGCCAAACTGTTTGTGAAGCTTcagaagtattttttgtttctcttttggaGACATCTCTGCTGTAACAACAAGAACTTCACTTTCAGCTTCACTATAGGTCACTTCTGCAGTTTCATCTCTGATGTCCACACAATAATGTCCCGAACTGGTGAGCTCAAGGGGTATTTGTTCCTTAAACATGACAACTCTGTCATTCTCCATGTCCAAAACAGTTCCTGCTCTCTTTAGAGACATTTTACTCAGCAGCAACGGAATATCAGCTGGCACAACTTCACTTTCAATGTGGCATTTTGTTTGCCCAATTTTTGCGGGGAGCTTTACCTTTCTGTTTGAATACACAACTTGGCCATCTCCAAACCTAAAGGGTCTGCAACTTTGAGATTCTGTTTGCATCATTTTGTGTATTTGGCTCCGGTTCAGGTCTTTAATGTAACTTTCCAACCATTTTTCACCACAAACAGTACGTGTGCATGCAGTGTCAATGATCGCTGATCCTTGTGATTCAGTTAGAAAAATCTCTGATTCCGTCATAGCTGCTTCAGTGAATAATGTAATGTTGCATTCTTCCACATCTTCATCTTCTGTCAATTTCACATCATTTCTCCGATGAGGACAATCTTTAGCCCAATGGTAGGTGCTCTGGCAGATGGCACATCTAGTTCTTCTTCCATGTTTATCAACTGGATTTGTACCTTGCTGCGGCTGCCGCTGTCTGGTCTGTGATGAAATGCTGCTCCCCTTAAATCTGCCTGCTGCTCTTTGATTAGTGAAAAACACTCCATCTTGTGTATCACTGCTTTTACTTGCTTCTGtacttttccctccaaaaatCCGTTTTAATGCGGACTTCATGGATGCAAATGTTAAATCTGCACACGCTGTGAGAGCGAGTTGCCTGCTGTTCTCATCAAGACAGGCTGTGTCAAGTAGTTTAAACGCCAAAACGGCATCCGGCAGAGTCATGTCGTAGTGTTTCATCCGATTGTATATtgttcaaactcttttaatccGCCATGGACATCGCATTTTCTTTAGATATTGAATCAAAGTGGGAATATGGTTCATAAGCTCGGTCTGTTTCCTCCCTTAAAAATATCGAGTCCAGTTTTGCAAGTAAAGTTTCCATACCGTTATCTTTGCTCAGATCATCCGCGGATATTTCCAAAGCCGTTTCTCTGGCTCGTCCTTCGAGCCCGAGCGCCACGGCGAGCGCCTGTTTCTTTTTATCCAAGTCCGTAACCAATCTCCACATCGCGACTTCATTTTTCCAGCCTTCGTACGATCTTGTTTCATCCAACTTCGGCGGTGTTCTATAGTTGGTAACCATCCTCTGCTACCATGAAAAAGCCAACAAACACGACGTTCGTTTCCTTTGCACTTCTTTATTTCTCTCCCGCTCATCACATGCCATCACAGGGCAGAGTGCGCCCAAAAAAACGAAAGTGCAGAGATCTCGCAATAGAACAGAGTCTCGCGAGAAGTTACAACAGGAAGTTAACAGTGTTGTCAGCTCCATTCTGTAGGGGGCGCTGCCTAATGAACCTGTCGCTGCTGTTGCAGAGTTGAGTCCGGCCGGTTTGGAGTCTGGAGACACGGAGCAGGTCATCCACCACCTCCACAGGGAACTTCTAGAGGCCCAGGAGCTGGCCAACACTGGGAAGCAGAAGTGTCTGGAGCTACAAGGTAAATCTTCACTGCTCTGCTTTTCATAATAGAAACTTTAATTCTGACTAATCACACACCAACTGTTAGTTCTTCTAGAGGAGGATGAGAACTTTTAGGAGGATGAACAGACTGCTGTGAAGCAGAATAATCCGAGTGTTCGGTGTTGAAATGTGGTGTTCTCCTGGCAGCTctcctggaggaggagaggaggagtaACTCGAAGCTGACTGAGGAGTCGACCAAGCAGATCCAGTACCTACAGAGTGAGTGAAGAGACATTCTGGTTTATGGAGGACGAGACGTTTTTGAGGTCCGGCTCATctgctctgtctgtctgtgcagCTCAGCTGGGGAAGCTGCAGACAGACATGGAGGCACTGAGGGAGCAGAGGGAGAGCACCATCTGCAACACCAGGGAGGAGCTGTACTCAGCCCAGGAGGAGGTACCTTCCATTTCGGACTCCTTAACTCTTAAGAAGCTCCTGAACCTGTAGGGTAAAGTCCTGTGAGCGGTCACACACCTGAGTGAGCAGTGGTCTGCACAGTTCAAGAACCTTTCGGCGGTTTGATCGCCCTATCCTGATGATGAGAGTCGAGCAGAGATGCACTGACCTTTGATTATGACCCAACTCTGGATTCAAACCCACGACCTTCCGGTCTGAGGGCAGACACTCCTCCACCAGCCCAGCTGGATGCTTCATGTGGATCTCAGTCTCATAAGCATTTGACTGTTTCTGCTCCAGATTCTCGTCCTGCGACATGCCATGGAGACGGCCACAGTGGACAGAGAGCGTGAGATTGCCGCCCTGCAGGCAGACCTGGGCAGCGTGCGCTCTGACTTGGAGCACTGGAGGAGCACGGCGGCCAAGTATGAGGCAGAGATCAAACATCTGCAGGAGGCCTtcacgcagcagcagcagcagcatttcGACGCCAGCCGGCTGCAGGGTGAGCGCCGCCGCCTCGCCTAGGAATGGGTACCAAAGTCTGGTGACCAGTAGCTAACAGTGCATGTCGTACTACCAGTACTGTATTAAGACAGGGATTTCAGTACTGCGTTTTAAGGGCAATTGTGGGGGGGCTCATACAAGAGTGGGATTGCTTGTGGGGGAGCTTTAGTCAAAAACGCTGAGGGCAAAACAAGTGAAAGACCTGATGGGTCAGAGTGTGGTTTATTATGCTCTAAAAAAAGGCCGTTGTTGTGGCGATGAGCGGGGAAACCTGTGTTTACTTCAGCATGTGAGACAAAGGAGATGCAGACTGTCAGGAAGAAGGAAATGAAGCATCTCAGCATTTAAGTGCTCTCGTTCACCGAGATCATCGTCACACTTTAATGTTTCCGGAtaaaacttcagtgtttttgaggCTCCAATTCAGGCATCGTTTAAGCACCAGAACTGTCTCAAAAGTGCTGGTTCAGCGCTGGATAGCATCCAAATGGTGCCCATACCTAGCCTCATCTCCACAGAGAAACCGTCCTGTTCATAAGTGTTTGGTTTTCATCCCTGCTCTCCTCCTTTCAGCGGATTGTGAGGCACTGCAGCAgcgctgtgtgtgtttgcagcagGACTGTGACGGCCTGAGGACAGAGCGCAAGGCTCTGACGGAGAAACTGCACCGCCTGGAGGCCGAGCTGAGCAGGTACACATGTACAGCTGCACACCAACATGAAGATGAATATGGGAAAATCGTGAGATCAGATCTTTATAAGCTCTGGATTCTTCcttagaaaagaaaacaccagCACTGTCATGCAAGGCAGGAGTTCAGATTGGCTGTTTTGGTCTTTAAAACAGCATCTCCATCT is drawn from Oryzias melastigma strain HK-1 linkage group LG5, ASM292280v2, whole genome shotgun sequence and contains these coding sequences:
- the LOC112144625 gene encoding uncharacterized protein LOC112144625 produces the protein MKHYDMTLPDAVLAFKLLDTACLDENSRQLALTACADLTFASMKSALKRIFGGKSTEASKSSDTQDGVFFTNQRAAGRFKGSSISSQTRQRQPQQGTNPVDKHGRRTRCAICQSTYHWAKDCPHRRNDVKLTEDEDVEECNITLFTEAAMTESEIFLTESQGSAIIDTACTRTVCGEKWLESYIKDLNRSQIHKMMQTESQSCRPFRFGDGQVVYSNRKVKLPAKIGQTKCHIESEVVPADIPLLLSKMSLKRAGTVLDMENDRVVMFKEQIPLELTSSGHYCVDIRDETAEVTYSEAESEVLVVTAEMSPKEKQKILLKLHKQFGHASADRLQRLIQSSGNNDKDCLSILQQIIHECEICQKHQRSKPKPAVGLPMASEYNETVAMDLHELEPGVWYLHIIDHFTRFSAGNIVRSKKPSEIINSFIHSWISVHGAPKRIYTDNGGEFNNEEVRNMAESFNIETKTTAGYSPWSNGLLERHNMTLTEILLKVRKENGCSWQTALDWALMAKNSMINVHGYSPHQLVFGQNPNLPSVLVDKPPALQDVSTNTRVGQHLAVLHASRKAFTEVECSERIRRALRKQIRPTDEKYETGDRVYYKRTDSIEWKGPAVVIGQDGAVVFIRHGGILVRAHQSRLRKVNAQDENQPEQLSVPVNGKENESTEKDVTENSEDESDVHENIETDETENFMENNDNTGSEKDATTAASPTEVKLKTGQIITFTNRGDGVQHTARVLGRAGKAKGQYKNWYNVQHLEPDGSEGHTQALDMSQFDNLHTEHENTDSDVLITKDVSFDAAKKQEFENWRNNGVYEEVPDDGQKCISTRWVCTLKETTNGIVPKARLVARGFEESNIHELQKVLHHCLF